In Telopea speciosissima isolate NSW1024214 ecotype Mountain lineage chromosome 10, Tspe_v1, whole genome shotgun sequence, the DNA window TTAAATCCAAATTAAAAACCAGGAAATTAAGGGCATTGACCCTTCAAATTTGTTAGACTTACAGCTTAATTGGGAGGTTAAGGTCATTAGGTATACTTCAAATGTCAATATTTGTTGCTGGAACCTTCTTTGGGCTGACTATATTAAATTATCCCTCATTTGTAAATGCTTTGTCAAATCTCATATGAAAAAAGCACTTTTAGAGAATCACTTTTATTGAAACCATCGAAATCTTGACAAGAACTGAGACACATTTGTAATTTCCATGATAAATCCATTTTTAGAGTAGGTAAGTACATTGGTAATCTTGGGCattcaagggtattttagtcatttataGAAAACCTCTCTTCATCTCTCTATGGCAAATTTAATTGTTTCGGCGGTAGAAAAACATCAGGTTGAAAAAGACTTAGGAGTGGAGTTGTAAAATATTCCATCTTCCTTTTCGTCAGAGGAGGAGACTCTTTTTGGCCCGTGTGGCTCTTGATCGGCCTAGTTTATATGCTGAGATTTTTCGACGTTCGAATATGATAAAAACCCTCTCGATGCGTCTCACAGAACCCCCATAGCCTTATTTTACTATTTCGCTTGGGTGAGCGAGTGACTTGTTACCGTCACTAATATGTTTTAAGACTGAGCCCTCTTTTTATACTTtaactttctttgtttttagtaTGTCTTTAAATCTATTTGTCTCCTTTTTActcttcaataaatttttttgttaaaaaaaaaaatgtagaacaTTCCGTACCCcgcccccaccaaaaaaaaaagtacccattgtgctctctctctctctctctctctctcggggTTCTTAAAAGCCATTACTGACTCATCTGGGCTTCTGTCATATTAACAATTAATCCAACCCTTGCTTCCCACAGGGCACCTTCTGTAATTTATGTTTCAAAACTTTCCTTTCTGATCTGATTAATTTAGTGATTAAACAATACAGCCCAGCTTCCATATCTATTTAAACCCCCAAACCCCTCTCTTTTTTCCAGACAAACCAGCACCAACACCAACCTCCCCCAAAGCAACCCttgtctttctctctttctctctctctcagagccTCCCCTGTTTCTGCCCCAACACCAAAATCCCATCAGAATTAAATTGAATTGAAGCCATGAAAGAGATGATGAAGTCTCACACATGTGAACCCAACAGGATTTCCTCAGCACTAGCCATGCACAGAGGCTCTCACGTAatatcaaaattccagccaaagATCCGAATAGTTCACATATTTGCACCAGAGATCATAAAGACTGATGTTGCCAATTTCAGAGAGCTGGTTCAGAGACTCACTGGGAAGCCAACTGATCACAAACGCAGCAACAAGAAGCAAGCAAAGAGTGTTAACAGAGAAGAATCACTGATTTCTAGCTTCAAACCCACCAAAAACAGAGATCTACAAGATGGGTCTCAGAGaatcaaggaagaagaggaaatagagATGTGGGGAGGTGAGAATTCAACTGGGTTCTTCAATGGGTTTGGAGATTTGGATAGTTTTATTCAAGGTCTCAGTGAATTCCCTTTGCTTCCTTCCAattcttctcacatggatgTGCTTGGACTTGGAGAAACACATCTTTACTAGTTGGAAGGAAAGCATCAATTAAGTTCTTGTCGTGGATTGGGTTTTGGTTGGAAATTCTGATGTGAGAGATCTTGTTGTTGGATTTAGATTTCcttagttgttgttgttatacTGACTTCTTCCCTTTGATCCTCTCCACAGTTCACAGACAACACCTTGTTGTAAATATAAGGGAGCAAAAGAACAATAGTACTGAGTTCATGTATCTGCAGAGCTTGAATCACTTAACATTTCTATTCTTTGATTTATTTCTTCATGTCTCTACATTTTGAGGTAGTGAATgaattcttcttgtttctttctcatcctaattctcttttgttttctgcCTGTGTTGATTTAACTTAATATCTAGGGTAAATTACttgtcaccccttggttttcaaacaaaactcaaatcacccctgtattagaccccaatctgacaaattagtccttaccgttagttttatgctgttaagtaaTGATGTCACTagttaaataatttaaaactctaaactacccttgacatccaaacatagattttgaagggtagtattgtaaatttaattctaatattttaatacaagggtaaaatagtcctttcacatcaataactaacaacagactaacaccgttaccgTAGAACGGGATGgatgagtattttaaaaaacctgAGGGTGATTTGAATTTCGTTTAAAAACCAaagggtgacgtgtaatttaccctaatgtTATCTATATGGGTTttgtttctttgactttgcggtcctctctccctctcacacaTTGAAGGAGGCTGAGATATTTGCTAGCTAAGCCTATaagcctttttcttttcttgcaagtatcatttatatattatttttttgctttcaattttctttattttttatatgggTTAAGAGAGGAAGTCGCCTCCCACTCCTCCAAGTTGGTATAAAAATCTACAATTCAAAAATCACAAGAGCACCTATGCAATTTAATTTTGTACTTAAGATATCAATTCCTTATCCTCAAGAATAAAGCATTATATAAATTTAAGCATAAGATAAGAGTACTCTTCTAAGTCTTCTTACATGATATGATATATATGTGGTGGTAGTTGTTCTACGTGGCCATGTAAAATTGGAATCCTCACAGGTTTGGGATTTTGCAACCTTAAGCTTCAATTCCATTGTAAACTAGAGATGTTCAATTGTAGAGTATTAAATTAACTTGAGAAATGTGTGTTAGTTTCTCTTCAATGGCATTTTCAATGCATTCAATCTTAGGCCATGGGTAACCCTATAGAGTGCTTTAGGGTTGTTCTGAATCTAAATTCAGGCATGCCAGATTGTTATGTGTGTTTTGAATTCTTGTATCTATTTCGAAGTTTGTCCCATTTTTGATTGTGATCTGAAGGGAAAATTTTGTGAGGTAATTTAGACTATTACCTTGCTTTATTGTCTCGTTGTGTacgcaagagagagaagagtgatttgaacatttttcttgttaggattttcTGGGAAAAGTTCTTGTTGCGacttttgattttcttgagaGACCTCCCTTGTATTTTCTTCCATCACATATTGAATCCATGGATGAATCAAATATGAGGagttctgtttttatttttgaaatagaaTGCGTAAAAAGCTCCATTTGTTTGAATGTGGAATGCATTGGAATTTTGTGGGGGGAAACTTTCCTATACCTTTCGTTACTATTACAGGGTACAAAATGGTGGGTTTTACTGTTCAATTTTacatatttttctctttattccAAACTCTATTTAAGCCTTTCCCTTGGGGTTTGCATTACTCAATTTGGAGGTCAATGTTGACAATCgtggcaaagagaagagaacttTGCAGAGTTTACTTAGTTGCTATGTGGAAAGAAAAGGTGGACATGAGTTAGTCAATGTTATAGAAGATCCTCTACTGACCTGAATGGTAAATTTTTAGCTCAATAGAAATAAGTAATGTGGGTCAAATCATGATTCAAAGTTATGAAAATTTATAAGAATGTCATAATCTTCTAACAAGTAATGGGGCTATTAGGGATGGGTTACTTGAGACTTTTTTCAGAAGGAACCTATATATTGGTCGTGGAGAGTGAACCAAGATGTCATCTCTTATGCATGATTTTACGAAGATTGCGGTTCTTTCAATTAAGCCAATTGTCACTGATACTAAACATCTGGTTACTTATTTTGATCTGGTTTCATTTCAATATATTCCAAGGGAAGCCAATGTTGTGGCTGATTCCCTTGCCAAGAGGGCTCTACCTCTTACAGATAGGATAGTTTGGCCCACTTCCGATCCTTGTGTTTCTGTTGATTCAATGTCAAATCCCAGGAGTGTAATCCATGTTCTTCAATAGTATTTCTGtttatccaaaataaaaataaaaaaaattgggggCGATTTTCATGCAGGTCGAAGGGATTATGATGCGTCAAATAAGGATTAATGGACATTAGTAGCATATTTGTAATTTTCTCCAACTTtgaagtaagggtgtcaaatgggaTGGTTTTCGGTATTTGGGACAGGTCTGTACCGGTATCGGTACCAAAGGTGCCAgtcccagtaccgtcccatttagttaacgggaccaaacctaggtcCCGATCCCAATTATCAATGCGACGGGACGATAccggttcctaaacggttctaaGCCTGgtaggaaaagagagaagaactTTAATGTTTTCTAATGAGATGGTTTAATTAGTAGTGTTGAAGATCTTTTCACTATTATGAGATTTAAGACATTCATTCCGTACTTTTGAAAGTAATTTAGAATACGAAATCCTGATGAAttgaatttcatggttttacttctttAGATCACACATAAGCTGCTCAAAACGACGACTAAGAATTAATAAGGATGAAATAAACAAGTTCATTATAGTTTTAGTGCTATCACAAAACaaatttatagaaatagaaactgaagGTCTATCAGCTGAAACATCTATAAGAGAAAACGTCACAAATACATCAAACTCCAGCCATAAAACTTCAACGAAAGAACATGAAATATACTCTTTGAAAGGGTATTGATAGTTCTGATCCCATCTAGTACCTAACCGGTATTTCGGTACTGATCCCATTGGGAATCCTGTCCTAGAACTGTCCCGTTCCATTTATTAtttggtaccaaaatcagatcccaGTACCATCTCGTTTATTAATGGGACGGTCCGGTATCGGATTTTAGTGGGATGGTtctgggacggttcccggttctggtcccaaattgacacccttactttgAAGACACATTTAAATTTAACTCCCATTTTCTAATTGAAATTGACCAATGGTATGAGTGAAGAGTCATTTATAACATCGACTCACAAAGTGGTTAGTTGTAAACTTgcaaattatctcctctagttctctgcctggcccagttccccagttcctcaaatagggggtggtggaccctATCCGGGCAGAGTTTTGGGCAAgggtagggtagtcatttcaACCCTCCCTTGTTAGCGGAACTAGGCTGGGCAGAGAACTACCCTAGTGAAAGTTATAGCCCCCTATTTATGTTATTATTTCTACCCATTCTACATAGTGGGTGAGCCTTGGGTTACGCTATTGCAACCATTAGGTAGTGGGTTCAAAACATGAAAACATCATCTCTGTGAGGTAAGGgtggtaaggctgcgtacatttgcccctcctagaCCCTGTAGTAGTAAGAGCATACATttcagagaagaaaaataaaagaactttGAAATCAATTAAAGGTTTTGTGCAACTCCCAACTAATGTTTTCAACCATTCCAAAATTTGCCAAGAAAAATAGCTCTAGAAAAAGAGTAAAATGGAGTTCTCAAAGGGAATCAAAAGACGAAAACCATGTTCAATACAATTTTTATAAATGTTGAAAAGagatgaaaacccaaaagataACCTTGAAAAATGGACCTAAATTTACCCAGACCGGATCCAGATCAACCCAGACCGCGTTTGACTTAAACCCATTTTTCAATCTAAAATCATTTCTTCGACTCTTAGGATGGATTCTGATTGGTTTTTACATGATTAAACATTATGATCAAAGAAAGCTCTCTTAAAAAGATTGAACACATCATACTCTGTTTTGAGTCATCGATCTTATTTTGATCATATCTCTTTTAATATCAAACAGGTTTGGATGAATTTTACTATCAAAATGAAGGTAATATGACATCCTAAGCTATAAACAGGGACCTTTCTCACATCCAAAGAGATCCAAAAATTGAGTGAAAGAAGCCCTACGTGCAACAGAGAGAAATCTTTGTTAATTGGATGTTTATTCATGATTATGTCATCTTCAAACATTGTTCTTCAACCCCTAATTTCATATggtttttccttctattttcctatttattttttatttttttcttagatAGGAAATTCTTAAGCTAATTTTTGCATTTTCACACATTCATATTAagatttgtttattttctcttttatcatGGTTAGTGTTTTTCCATTATTGGAATTATTGTAATATTTGTGGCGtataatttaggattttattattatgttttacAGACAAACAATAGCCTAGGTTAGCCTACTGACATTAAATTTATTGTTACAATTTGTGCTCTAACTTTGTTTTGTAAAGAATGTGCATAGGTAAGTCTAATCTCCATTtttcatttatcttttttttattatatttttgtaTATTATTCATGTAAAATACAACATGAACATATGATTAGTTCATTactatttaataaaaataacatataaACGAGAAACCTGTTTAACAAAATGGATTGGGTGCCTCACCTTCTCTAGTTCATAACTTGACTAGAACCTGATCTCCCAATTAGATCAATTGAAATTGAGTCTAATTTAGATGACTCTAATCTAGATGGTGacttcttatctcttctctctccctagAAAGGATATACTTTGAGAAGATATGTAAAATTGAAAGCGAAGTGTAGAGAGAGCTTAAAGAAGAGAATGGCCATGACGTGTAATGAAAGAAAATGGCACATCTGTGCTCTTCCCCAAAGTCAACACTAGTGCAAGGTTGTCTACTTGTCCACTAGTTTATAATCATGAGACAAGTGGCAAATGATTTGACATCTTTAGGCCTTGACCCGTATAATTCTCTCATTTATCATAAATAATAAATGGATGAATGCAAGTCCATCCTTTAATCTTCTCACCAACGAACCGACAAGATCCTTGATCCACGATTCACGATCCACGATCCACGATCCAAgatccatgatccatgatccaCAATGGTCTCCAAGTGGTTACAATGAATATTTTTAAACTAACTAAAAAATATTATAAccctttccaaataaataaaattatataacaggaaaccagtccaccaaaattggatTGCCTGGAGGAAAGaaggaaattacatataaaatcacatccatgccatacctagcacacacatacatctaatgcatgtaattattaaatcccataaccatgcTCCTCATTAGATATATGATGCTCTAaaataatattccaatattttatgtgaaaattgccaaaaaacacataaaaccatCATTACCATAACAATACAAGTCattatgatcatgtgcatccaatgcatccatcatgcaaccattaccatgacaacttatgtcataatggttCTGTGCATTACAAGACCATTATCATGACAATCCAATGTCACTATGATCATGTAcatcacatagccattaccatgacaacttatgctATAATGGTCATGACACTTACCCCCACAAAGccatcacatacatgcttaaaataaaattaataatcataaaattataataagccattatgcctattggggaaggtgggtgaagggaggaatctcttcacccatcttctccaatgaaattCCCTTCGACaagtaaaatagatttttttttttttaataatgaaaaaaaaaaaactgctacACAAAATAtagcaaaagaaaggaaaaatcatgaAACCAGGTGCACAAAGGCACAAGGCAACACCGCACGCAGTAAGGCTGCCCACGCACGCACGCAGCTGGCAGCCATGCGTGCATGCCACAGGCAGCTAGGTGCACACAGACAGAGGGGGCATGGGGCGGCATGGGGCTGGGGTAAGTACGACAGGTGGGGCGCACGCAGGCAGTAAGCCCGCGGCCCCCTTGTGCGCATGCAACtcatcccaattttttttttttaataaacaaaaaactgaataaaattttaatgagcatcacataaataatgaaaaaaaataaattgaaaacaaccccatcgataaagaggctctgatgccactgaagGCATCGCAAGTGCGATCGCAGCGGAAGCGTAAACAAGATCACAgtatcgatggagaagtcattcaaataACAGAACAAatcagggatcgattattacctaagcctcataagtgcaagacctccaatcaaTGATAGCCCTTTCACGATTATTCCATGCACCACGCAAGCTTTACGTTCCCACACGGTCAAGCTGTCTCCTCCATACTTCCAAGAGCACAAAGTATGGACTATCTCTAAGATCAAACACTaagagaggggaaggagaaaacggtttaggagggagagggagagctccACATTTTGGGTGCCTTGTCCATTCCTTGTGTGTGATTTTGCAATCCCAAAATTAAATATGAATTGCTCCTCACTTCATCCCAAATTGGTAGCTCACATAGGCAAagcatattgagtttcctaatGGGACTCAATTGCTAGCCTATCTAATCTTTTCCCACAAGAAAAGATATGCATTGCTAGGGGAATCCAATCTTgggtggaatatccaatattcccccattggctttccttttctaataaGGTGGACCTCATTAttaatttaccaccacccaagagtgtgaaggacattagatcttttttgGGCCATataggtttttatagaagattcatcaaggattttggccagatagctagacctctcacttccctTTGATTTCTCccctgagtgtcataagagttttgagcaattaaaaagagcattgaccttagcccccattattcaagctccaaattggacagttcCATTTGAgtttatgtgtgatgcctctgattttgcagTAGGAGCTGTTCTTGGGCAGAATCAACaaattatcccatgtgatttattatgcaagtaggactcttgatgatgcacagctcaattataccaccactgagaaagaatttttagctcttgtgtttgctttagagaagtttagcccctacttgattggatcacatgtgattgtttatactaaccatgtagctatcaaatatcttgtgctgaaaaaagatgctaaggctcgcctcattaggtgggtccttttgttccaggaatttgatcttgaaattaggaataagaaagggtgtgaaaatttggttgcaaacCATCTATCCCAGCTGCCTAATTCTTTggctgttgattctccagtcaacgagacatttcctgatgagtatttgatggcagtgtctagtgaaccttggtttgctgacactGTCAATTAtttggttacgggtgtgacacctgcacattggtccacccaagataagaatcatttcttttcacaggtaaagtattttttttgggatgagccttatctttttaagacttgtccagATCAAGTAATCCAGAGATGTGCTCCTGAttatgagcaacaatctgtcttatcttttgccatgatcaggcttgtggaggccattttgggcccaataagacaacggccaaggttttacagtgtgaattttattggcctactctttttagagatgcttttacttattgcaaggcgtgtccttcatgccaatccttagggcgtctcaccaggaggaatatgatgcccctcaacccaatcctggtggttgaggtgtttgatgtatggggcatagatttcatggggcctttccctaattcttttgaaaacctatacatattacttgctgtggaatatgtgtccaaatggattgaggcagttgcttgtaagaccaatgaccacaaggtggttgtgaaattccTGAAGGAGAACACCTTCTTCCGTTTTGGTACCCCCCGTGCTATCATTAGCGATCGGGGCAAGCACTTTTACAACCGgccctttgaggccctcatgaggaAGTATTGTGTCATTCACAaattggccacaccctaccatccccagactagtggccaggttgaggtttcaaataggcagataaagcaaattcctgagaaaaccatcaacccaaaccgcaaggattggtttAATaggttggtagatgcgttgtgggcctaTAGGACCGCCTTCAAGActgatcttggtcaatctccgtatcatctagtgtatggaaaggcgtgtcacttacctgttgagcttgagcacaaggccttttgggctatcaagaagcttaactttgacctacccactataggtgcccataggaaactccaactatctgagttggaagagcttaggaatgaggcatataaGAATGCCCcgatttacaaggcaaaaaccaaggctttacATGACAGGCATATTTTGAGAAGATCTCTTGAGGTAggtcagaaagttttgttgtacaattctcgtctGCACCTCTTTCCAAGTAAGTTGCGTTCAAAATGGGATGACCTCTATATTGTTCAGACTGTCTAttctcatggggctgttgaagtcctcaatccaagtatagTTGCTAAACTTATGGTAAATGGCCAACGTTTAtagccatacattgagatgcctactccagttgaggaagaggtcatggatctccatgagcctcttagggcataaagcgtatattttaccacattggacagagtcacttggtgctttcttatgcgtttcaggtttttgggctatttattgctattctggactatcgggagctgtatgtccaaatttacacgtaaagctgctCAATATTTTTACATAGCTGCGTTCAAGGAAAAATTTTGAGCAACATGGACATGACGGAAGTCAGTTACGCATTCGTTCAGccctccatgcagttgattattcttttcagcccaagaaa includes these proteins:
- the LOC122643141 gene encoding VQ motif-containing protein 25-like, with the protein product MKEMMKSHTCEPNRISSALAMHRGSHVISKFQPKIRIVHIFAPEIIKTDVANFRELVQRLTGKPTDHKRSNKKQAKSVNREESLISSFKPTKNRDLQDGSQRIKEEEEIEMWGGENSTGFFNGFGDLDSFIQGLSEFPLLPSNSSHMDVLGLGETHLY